The Desulfocurvus vexinensis DSM 17965 genome includes a window with the following:
- the msrB gene encoding peptide-methionine (R)-S-oxide reductase MsrB produces MHPRMLLIALALLAAAPCLPGARAAAQEAAPPARENAMTQNDNGAGGGAASPTARPDPQRLRETLTPLQFHVTQEGGTEAPFENPYWDEHRQGIYVDVVSGEPLFASTDKFDSGTGWPSFTRPLAPGAVTSHEDRSLWAVRTEVRSRGAGSHLGHVFDDGPAPTGKRYCINSAALRFIPREDMEREGYGSYLHLFEP; encoded by the coding sequence ATGCACCCGAGAATGCTGCTCATTGCCCTGGCCCTGCTGGCGGCGGCCCCGTGCCTGCCCGGGGCCCGGGCCGCAGCCCAGGAGGCGGCCCCGCCCGCCCGGGAGAATGCCATGACGCAAAACGACAACGGCGCCGGGGGCGGCGCGGCCAGCCCCACCGCCCGGCCCGATCCGCAGCGGCTGCGCGAGACGCTGACCCCGCTGCAATTCCATGTGACCCAGGAGGGCGGCACCGAGGCGCCCTTCGAGAACCCCTACTGGGACGAGCACCGCCAGGGCATCTATGTGGACGTGGTGTCCGGGGAGCCGCTGTTCGCCTCCACGGACAAGTTCGACTCCGGCACCGGCTGGCCGAGCTTCACCCGCCCGCTGGCCCCCGGCGCCGTGACCAGCCACGAGGACCGCAGCCTGTGGGCCGTGCGCACCGAGGTCCGCAGCCGGGGTGCGGGCAGCCACCTGGGGCACGTCTTCGACGACGGCCCGGCGCCCACGGGCAAGCGCTACTGCATCAACTCCGCCGCCCTGCGCTTCATCCCCCGCGAGGACATGGAACGCGAGGGCTACGGCAGTTATCTGCACCTGTTCGAACCCTAG